The bacterium genome window below encodes:
- a CDS encoding efflux RND transporter permease subunit gives MIKFSVRHPVTILMFIGVLLVLGVVSLSRMGLDLLPQMTYPAVTVVTSYENVAPEDIEQLITKPIESVVSTVSGVKKVTSQSIEGASVVIAEFEWGTNLDFAAQEVRDKIGLIERYLSADVQKPIVFKFDASMMPVARYIATSDRYTLTQLKKLLENDIKPYLERVEGVATVDVIGGREIEYWVEVEVPKLLEAGVSFSQISQMLQLNNFNFPSGRVDVRHKTLLIRTVGEYSNIRDLENQVVGFRKNGLPVFLKDVAKVYATESERLGFAKNFKDEAIIVSVYKRSGANTVQVVQRVDRAVKRIGQWYKDVDLQKGFDQARFITKSASETINSGIIGAILAAIMIFLFLIDLRPTLVISLAIPLSVIISFTVLYFLGYSLNMMTLAGIALGVGMLVDAAVVVVENIFRHEEQGEDRYNAAINGAEEVWTAISASTLTNIVVFLPLIYIGGMIGQFTKPLAITVTVTLLASLLVAVTIIPVMTSSYITQAVALKEMRKRYWFTPLRDLYHKILTRFVLPKRGIILVGTVILFIVSIPILKFIDREFVPSMDMGTAIISIELPPATNLQETEHYVDQLVDIAKEYPEVERVMATGGLSSGMMFGTSQGSNTATLMIRLVDAAKRKKSAMQVANEILQKTPVYQGATVKSMDLVNTLFFGGAGKPVEISIYGKDLEELLSLANTVADEIGKIKGIEGVELSFKKAKPELRINILRDKAAYFGLTPIQIQRELQIAFQGVTTTKLRLRGKDYDLVLKADTSYLKESVEKLFYFPIITPTGAVIPLKEIAEFSYDLGAVQIDHENQSRVIKVLADIQGRKKSEVFSEIRDRLFKISLPEGYSLQIKGEFEQVQDMVKNLGISIFAAILLVYMILAAQLESLRDPIIIMLTIPLAFVGSIWALFITGTTISVPSMVGVLILVGVVVNQAIVMLTFYKELREKGVDPLEAVIQGSVTRLRPVLITNLTTIFGLIPMALSGHTEGGALRQPLAVAMIGGLVASTIMAFLVVPVIYTYFEKIRTR, from the coding sequence GACGTACCCTGCAGTTACGGTTGTTACTAGTTATGAGAATGTTGCGCCGGAGGACATTGAACAATTGATCACCAAACCCATAGAGAGCGTTGTTTCCACGGTTTCGGGTGTCAAAAAGGTTACTTCTCAGTCAATAGAAGGTGCTTCAGTGGTTATTGCTGAATTTGAATGGGGTACAAATCTGGATTTTGCTGCACAGGAGGTTAGAGATAAAATCGGACTTATAGAGAGGTATTTATCCGCAGATGTTCAAAAACCGATTGTTTTCAAGTTTGATGCTTCAATGATGCCTGTTGCTCGCTACATTGCGACTTCAGATAGATACACCTTAACCCAACTTAAAAAACTTCTTGAAAATGATATTAAACCCTATCTTGAAAGGGTTGAAGGTGTAGCAACGGTTGATGTAATAGGTGGAAGGGAGATAGAGTACTGGGTTGAAGTGGAAGTACCAAAACTTCTTGAAGCAGGTGTTTCTTTTAGTCAGATTTCTCAGATGTTGCAACTCAACAATTTTAATTTTCCATCAGGTAGGGTTGATGTAAGGCATAAAACCCTCTTGATCAGGACGGTAGGAGAATACAGCAATATAAGGGACTTGGAAAATCAAGTGGTTGGTTTCAGAAAAAACGGACTCCCTGTATTTCTTAAAGATGTGGCAAAAGTATACGCAACAGAGTCGGAAAGATTAGGGTTTGCAAAGAATTTCAAGGACGAAGCAATAATTGTTTCAGTTTATAAGAGGTCCGGTGCAAATACCGTTCAGGTGGTACAGCGCGTTGATAGAGCAGTTAAAAGGATTGGTCAGTGGTATAAGGACGTGGATCTACAAAAAGGTTTTGACCAAGCCCGTTTTATAACCAAATCTGCTTCGGAGACAATAAATAGTGGAATAATCGGCGCTATACTGGCTGCGATAATGATTTTTCTTTTCCTCATAGACTTGAGACCTACTCTTGTCATTAGTCTGGCAATACCTCTTTCCGTGATTATATCTTTTACGGTTCTTTACTTTCTTGGATATTCGTTAAATATGATGACTCTTGCGGGAATAGCGCTTGGGGTAGGAATGCTGGTGGATGCTGCGGTTGTTGTTGTTGAGAATATTTTCAGACATGAGGAACAAGGAGAAGATAGGTATAATGCAGCGATTAATGGTGCGGAGGAAGTTTGGACAGCTATATCAGCTTCAACTTTGACCAATATTGTGGTGTTTCTTCCTCTTATTTACATTGGAGGAATGATAGGACAGTTTACAAAGCCTCTGGCAATAACGGTTACGGTTACACTTTTGGCGTCTCTTCTTGTAGCTGTGACCATAATACCTGTTATGACTTCAAGCTATATTACCCAGGCTGTAGCCCTAAAGGAGATGAGGAAACGCTATTGGTTTACCCCGTTAAGGGATTTATACCATAAAATATTGACCCGATTTGTTTTGCCAAAGAGGGGGATTATTTTAGTAGGTACCGTAATTCTCTTCATCGTCTCTATACCTATTTTAAAGTTCATTGATAGGGAGTTTGTGCCATCGATGGACATGGGTACAGCAATAATTTCCATTGAACTCCCCCCGGCGACCAATCTTCAAGAAACAGAACACTATGTGGATCAGCTCGTAGATATAGCAAAGGAGTATCCAGAGGTTGAGAGGGTAATGGCCACAGGTGGTTTGTCAAGTGGTATGATGTTTGGTACTTCTCAGGGTAGCAATACCGCCACTTTAATGATTCGTCTTGTGGATGCGGCAAAGAGGAAAAAAAGTGCAATGCAAGTTGCAAACGAAATTTTGCAAAAAACTCCGGTTTATCAAGGGGCTACTGTAAAATCTATGGACCTTGTTAATACTCTCTTTTTCGGTGGTGCGGGGAAACCCGTGGAAATTTCCATTTATGGTAAAGATCTGGAAGAACTCCTTTCCCTTGCAAATACAGTGGCCGATGAAATTGGGAAAATTAAGGGTATTGAAGGTGTAGAGCTTTCTTTTAAAAAGGCAAAACCTGAGTTGAGAATTAACATTTTGAGAGATAAGGCTGCATATTTTGGACTTACTCCAATACAGATTCAGAGGGAGCTTCAAATTGCATTTCAGGGAGTAACTACTACAAAACTGAGGTTAAGGGGGAAGGATTATGACCTCGTTTTAAAGGCAGATACCAGCTATTTGAAAGAGAGTGTGGAGAAACTTTTCTACTTTCCTATAATAACTCCGACGGGGGCTGTAATACCTCTAAAGGAGATAGCTGAATTTTCTTACGATTTAGGTGCTGTACAGATAGATCATGAAAATCAGTCAAGGGTGATAAAGGTTCTTGCCGATATACAGGGAAGAAAGAAGAGTGAGGTATTTTCTGAAATCAGAGATAGATTATTCAAAATTTCATTACCAGAAGGATATAGCCTCCAGATAAAAGGAGAATTTGAGCAAGTTCAGGATATGGTTAAGAATCTTGGAATCTCGATTTTTGCTGCTATCCTTCTTGTTTACATGATTCTGGCAGCCCAACTTGAGTCATTAAGAGATCCGATTATAATTATGCTGACTATTCCCCTTGCATTTGTCGGGTCCATTTGGGCTTTATTTATTACTGGAACTACGATTTCAGTACCATCTATGGTTGGTGTACTAATTCTCGTAGGTGTTGTGGTAAACCAAGCGATTGTTATGTTAACCTTTTACAAAGAGCTTAGGGAGAAAGGTGTTGATCCACTGGAAGCGGTGATTCAAGGTTCCGTTACAAGGCTAAGACCTGTTCTTATTACCAACCTCACCACGATTTTTGGTCTTATTCCAATGGCTCTTTCAGGACACACTGAAGGTGGTGCTTTGAGGCAACCTCTGGCTGTTGCTATGATCGGCGGGCTTGTAGCCTCTACAATAATGGCTTTTTTGGTTGTGCCAGTGATTTATACCTATTTTGAGAAGATACGGACGAGGTAA